A segment of the Parasphingopyxis algicola genome:
GGCGCATATCGGCCGGTACGAGGCCGCCCGCCGATATGGCGACCAGGTCGCCCGTCACCAGGCGCGTGGCGTCAACGGTCTCGTTCCGCCCGCCCCGGATCACGATCGAATCATGCGGCACGAGGCCTTTCAAGGCCCGGATCGCGCGGGTCGCACGCGTTTCCTGGGTGAAACCGATTGCAGCATTGAGCATCAGTATCGCCGCGATCAGGGCGGCGTCGGTCGTTTCGCCGATCAGCGCGGCGATACCCGCGGCACCGAGCAAGACGAGGATCATGACATCCTTGAACTGGGCGAGGAAACGATAGACCCATGACCGGCCTTTTGGTTCGGGCAGGACATTCGGCCCATCGCTCGCGAAGCGCGCGGCCGCCTGTTCGGCAGTAAGGCCGGCGACGAGATCGGTATCGAGAATCTCCGCTATCTTATGCGCTTCGAGCGCGGACCAGCGGTCTGTCGATGCCGATCCGGCAGTGGGATCCTGCTTGTGATCGTGGCAGCCTTTGTTCGCGACGGTCGTGGGCATGTCCGTTCACGTATCAGCGCTGGCAACGTGGCCGTTGATATCCGTCAAGCATCGGATATGCGACCGGCGGCAGCCGTTCCCGCGCTATCGAATATCGGCCACGGCCGACCGCTGCGATCGCCGGTTAAGGGGGAACCCTTATAGCCAGGGCGTCGTCTTTGCCCGATTAGGTAAGTTGCACAAAATACGACATTTCTGTGCTTTCCATGGAGGCGGAGATGGCCATGACGCAGTCAAACGGAATGCCCGATCAACCCGCGCCGGCGCTGTTCTTTCGGGAGGGCTCGGCCGCCCCGCCCGTCGACCAGCCCGCCCGCCGGAGCGAATTGCAGTCCCGGATAATGGCGTGCATCGACGATGCGCCGACCAGTCCCGCCGTGGTCCGCCATGCGATCGCCGTGGCGCGCGGTCTCGGTCTCTCGGTAACCCTCGCGCGGGTGCTCGAAAAGGTCCAGCATCCCGGATCGCCAGCCGATCCCATCGAATGGCAGTTACGGCGCGCCCAGAGCCAGAACCAGTTGAACCATATCGTCGCGACCGAAGCCGGTGCCCCGGTCGATATGGACAGCCTGTTGCTGACCGGCTTTCCGGCCGAAGAACTCAGCCGCTGGGCTGAGGATCACGACGTCGCGCTTCTCGCGCTTTCGACGAGTCGGGATCGCAAGCTGGCACCGTCGAGCCTGGGAAGGACGGCACAACAGCTGCTCGACAAGGCCTATGCGTCGCTGCTGCTGGTCCCTGCGGCGGATGCGGCCGTCGAAACCGTCGCTTATCGGAAGATCCTGGTGCCGCTTGACGGATCGAGCCGCGCGGAGAGCGTGTTGCCCATCGCCAAGCGGATCGCGCGCGAGCATGGCGCGGAGATCGTCCTTGCCCATGTCCTGCCGACGCTCGAGGTCATCGATGTCGAGCCGGCCGAGCAACAGGCCGCGGAGTTGCGCGCGATGCTGCGTACGCATCATGAGCGCCATGCCTATAATTACCTGGAAGGGTTGCGCGGCGCCCTGTTGAACGAGGGATTGGCGGCGAGTGCGATCGTCGGCCCGGACGGGGACGCCCGCAGCCAGCTTCGGCGTCTCACCATCGAGCAGCGAATCGATCTGATCGTCCTATCGTCCCACGGGCAGAGCGGGCT
Coding sequences within it:
- a CDS encoding universal stress protein; its protein translation is MTQSNGMPDQPAPALFFREGSAAPPVDQPARRSELQSRIMACIDDAPTSPAVVRHAIAVARGLGLSVTLARVLEKVQHPGSPADPIEWQLRRAQSQNQLNHIVATEAGAPVDMDSLLLTGFPAEELSRWAEDHDVALLALSTSRDRKLAPSSLGRTAQQLLDKAYASLLLVPAADAAVETVAYRKILVPLDGSSRAESVLPIAKRIAREHGAEIVLAHVLPTLEVIDVEPAEQQAAELRAMLRTHHERHAYNYLEGLRGALLNEGLAASAIVGPDGDARSQLRRLTIEQRIDLIVLSSHGQSGLADIPCGSVTEYLATHTPAPMLIVRPSFAHGFASPMPESQFGPTVRDFKIAH